The Bradyrhizobium sp. CCGB01 genome segment GCTCCATGCCAATGATGAGAAATTCACCCGCGGGCTGGTCGAAATATTGAATGCGCAATTGAGGACCGACCTCGGCCGCGGCAAGCGCGAAGCCGAGCTTCCGGGCGCGGGCGTAAATGGAGGCCAATGTCACGGTATCGGTCTTGAAGCCGAGCTCGGCCGCTGACACGGCCACGAGCTCCACGTCGATTGCCTTGGAGCCGATGGTGAAAGCCGGTCGGGCAAGAATTTCGCCAGCCGCCCCGCCAACATTGCAGCCTGCGGCATCAAGAGCACGACGCAGCGCGATCCGGTCGGCAAAGTTGCCAATCGTAATCCTCTTCCATGTCGGGACGTCGCGGGCTGACGTGATGAGCTTTTGAGGCACGTCGACCGGGCGCGCCTTGTTGGCTTTCAACTGGTTCTGCAAAACGTCGCGAGCCGTGCACTGAGCCCAGGCGCTGTTTGCGAATTGAAGGACCAGGCAAGCAGCGCAAAACACCGAAAGGATGAAGTATCGGCCGGCACGCGGAGTCTTCGAGCCGCAACCGGCTCGGTTCGCCAGAACAGACATGTCGAATATCCATTCGGTCGTAGCACTTGAAAAAGCCCGCCTCCGAGTCAATGGGAAGAGCGGAGGGTGATGCATCAACGAAACATCGCCGGCCGACTTTAAAATGCGTCCGGGGGCGGGGCGCTAATGGCTCAAGTATTCCCATTCCAATGACGGGCGGCAGTCCGCAAGCCTGGTCGCCCGCCCATCAGACCTAACGAGGAATGATGCAGTTTGAAGAGTAGCACTGCGGTCTTGTTGGTTCAATCTTGAACTGGGCTGACCTCTCCTGCATGCGCGCGTCGGAAGAGTGATGCTGACGTTCAACCGAGTCCGCTCGGCAAGATCGCGACGTCTGTGCCCTTATTCCCTCTAACGTGCGTGCAGCAGCGCCAGAAGGACGACGACGGCGCAGGCGAGCGCTGCCGAGGTCAGCTTCCAGAACATCAGCGGGCTGCGCTCCAGCAGGGGCGTGATCCGCGTGTTGAGGTAGGCCGGATTTGGCGTGCGAAGCTCGAAGACGAATTCGGACAGGTCCTCGTGCCGCTTGTAGGGATCGGGATGGAGCGCGCGCCTGAGCGCCCCGTCGACCCAGGCCGGCACGTTGCGGTCGTCGTCGGCCGGGCGATACTGAAGTCTCCGCACGTCCGCCTTGCGCCGGATCCTGGCGACCTGGGTGCCATAGGGGAGCTTTCCCGTGAGCAGCTGGTAGCAGATCACGGCCAGCGAGAACATGTCGGAGCGCGGCGAGCCGCCCTGCCCAAGAAAATACTCGGGCGCCGTGTACTGGACCGTCCCCAGGATTTCGTCCGCCTCCTCTCGCGGCGCGGCCTCCGCGACGCCAGCGACCCTGACCGATCCGAAGTCGATGATCTTCGCGGTGCCGGTCTTGTCGATCAGGATGTTGTCGGGCCTGAGATCCTGATGCAGCATTTCCATGCGGTGGAAGGCGCGCAGGCCGGCGGCGATCTGCTCGACCAGTCCGCGCACGGTTTCCAGATCGGGGCGCGGATTGTCGGTCATCCACTGCTTCAACGTCTGCCCTTCGACGAATTCGGTCGCGACGTAGAGGTAGCTGCGCCGGCGCGACTGCGACAGCGGTTTTAGCACGTGCGGGCTGTCGATCCGGCGCGCGATCCATTCCTCCATCAGGAAGCGCTTGAGATAGGCGGGGTTGTCGCGCAAATCGATCGACGGCAGCTTGAGCGCGACCGGCTCCTCGGTCTCGGCGTCGACCGCGAGGTAGATGTGACTGCGGCTGCTGCCGTGGATTTCGCGGACGATCCTGTAGCCGTCGAAGATCGCCCGCGGCTCCGGCAGCGGAGGCAGCGGCAATTGCGATGTCTGATTGAAGATGCCGGCCGGCTCGCGCTGCGGCACGGCGTCTATGCGCAGGATCTGGACGGTGATGTTGTCGTCGCTACCGCGCCGGTAGGCTTCCTCGACGATCGCCTTTGCCGCGCTGTCGAGCTCGGCTGCGTGCTCGCCGAGCGCGCTTGTCATAAAGCGCTGATCGACGAATTCATAGGCGCCGTCGGTCGCGAGGATGAAGGTATCGCCGGCCTCGATCTCGAACGCCTGGTAGTCGATCTCGAGTTGCGGATTGATGCCGAGTGCGCGACCGAGATAGGTCTGCTCCGACGAGACGATGATCCGGTGATCGTCGGTCAGCTGCTCGAGCGCCTTGCCGGCGACGCGATAGACGCGGCAGTCGCCGACATGGAAGATGTGCGCGGTGGTCGCCTTGATAACCATGGCGCTGAGGGTGCAGACATAGCCCTTGTCGCGGTCATAGGCATATTGGCTCTTGCGCGTCTGCGCGTGCAGCCAGGAATTGGTCGCGTCCAGCACGCGGCGGGCGGAGGTCTTCACCGTCCAGGATTCCGACGTGCAGTAATAGTCCATCAGGAAGCTCTTGACCGCCGACTCGCTGGCGATCTGGCTCACCGTGCTGCTGGAGATACCGTCGGCCAGAACGGCCGAGATCCCCTTCAGGCTGAGCAGTGGCTCCTCGGGGATGAGGACGCCGTGAAAATCCTGGTTGATGGGCTTGCGACCCTTGTCGGAGTGCTGGCCGACCGAGATCTGGAGTCCGCGGGTCATCGTCGCCACCGGAAGAGGGGAGCCTCACCCTGCTCGGGCGAGGCTCCCTGTCGAGACGTATTCGATCAGGCCGCGACGCGGGTCGGCGCAGTCGTGCCGGCCTGACGCTTCGGCTTGGTCATAACGTGCGTGGTGTAGAGGGTCATGCCGGTGAAGGCGAGGCCACCGACGAGGTTGCCCAGCACGGTCGGGATCTCGTTCCAGATCAGGTAATCCATAATCGAGAATTTTGCGTGCAGCA includes the following:
- a CDS encoding bifunctional protein-serine/threonine kinase/phosphatase; the protein is MTRGLQISVGQHSDKGRKPINQDFHGVLIPEEPLLSLKGISAVLADGISSSTVSQIASESAVKSFLMDYYCTSESWTVKTSARRVLDATNSWLHAQTRKSQYAYDRDKGYVCTLSAMVIKATTAHIFHVGDCRVYRVAGKALEQLTDDHRIIVSSEQTYLGRALGINPQLEIDYQAFEIEAGDTFILATDGAYEFVDQRFMTSALGEHAAELDSAAKAIVEEAYRRGSDDNITVQILRIDAVPQREPAGIFNQTSQLPLPPLPEPRAIFDGYRIVREIHGSSRSHIYLAVDAETEEPVALKLPSIDLRDNPAYLKRFLMEEWIARRIDSPHVLKPLSQSRRRSYLYVATEFVEGQTLKQWMTDNPRPDLETVRGLVEQIAAGLRAFHRMEMLHQDLRPDNILIDKTGTAKIIDFGSVRVAGVAEAAPREEADEILGTVQYTAPEYFLGQGGSPRSDMFSLAVICYQLLTGKLPYGTQVARIRRKADVRRLQYRPADDDRNVPAWVDGALRRALHPDPYKRHEDLSEFVFELRTPNPAYLNTRITPLLERSPLMFWKLTSAALACAVVVLLALLHAR